One Papaver somniferum cultivar HN1 chromosome 10, ASM357369v1, whole genome shotgun sequence genomic window carries:
- the LOC113316175 gene encoding protein ELC-like, protein MAPETSIESVDAALLCIGPVMLSCEEPNFKWIVREHIICLQYEYEHLVPSVDIFTYNDGRTVNLLNVNGFLQVSECASRIPLTIWIHQNYPNSPPSVVLPQAHGLHPFVDCTGVVTSEYLTTWTYPRSNLLDLVRNLVHLIAHHEAFFSSSDLLFSNSGDPIKLEILEHLVAMLQSDVAALQSKTEEDIKALSGLQEELVDRAADIATSIILGVENGRTSLKQRVLEMTEEADMMAQSLRVCDPKSTGNKIEAAFEVEDMEAKNVLESLAGEEAIEDVVYALDKAIVEGVISLADYLKQVRILSREQFFYKAMFVNLRSSNAFQICAEDFLWLLERFDNI, encoded by the coding sequence ATGGCCCCCGAAACTTCAATCGAGTCCGTTGATGCTGCGCTTTTGTGTATTGGCCCTGTTATGCTATCGTGTGAAGAACCAAATTTCAAATGGATTGTTCGCGAACACATCATCTGTTTACAATATGAGTATGAACATTTAGTTCCGTCAGTTGACATCTTCACATATAACGACGGCAGAACCGTTAACCTTCTCAATGTAAATGGATTCCTCCAAGTATCTGAATGCGCTTCACGGATCCCTCTTACTATTTGGATCCATCAAAACTACCCTAATTCACCGCCTTCAGTTGTTCTCCCGCAGGCTCATGGTCTCCACCCTTTCGTTGACTGCACCGGTGTTGTTACCTCTGAGTATCTTACCACTTGGACGTATCCTCGGTCAAATCTCTTGGACCTTGTTCGTAACCTTGTGCACCTGATTGCTCACCACGAAGCTTTCTTCTCAAGTTCAGATTTACTTTTCTCCAATTCCGGTGATCCTATAAAATTAGAGATCCTTGAGCATCTTGTGGCAATGCTTCAGTCTGACGTAGCGGCGTTGCAATCGAAAACAGAGGAAGACATAAAAGCATTATCAGGCTTGCAAGAGGAACTTGTTGATAGAGCTGCTGATATTGCAACTTCGATAATACTAGGAGTTGAAAACGGAAGAACTAGTTTGAAACAAAGGGTGTTGGAGATGACAGAAGAGGCCGATATGATGGCGCAATCGTTAAGAGTTTGTGATCCTAAGTCCACTGGAAATAAAATCGAGGCAGCATTTGAAGTTGAAGACATGGAAGCGAAGAATGTCTTGGAAAGTCTAGCAGGAGAGGAGGCGATAGAGGATGTTGTGTATGCATTGGACAAGGCAATTGTGGAAGGAGTAATATCTCTTGCGGACTATCTTAAGCAGGTTAGAATTTTGTCAAGGGAACAGTTCTTTTACAAGGCAATGTTCGTGAACTTAAGAAGCTCAAATGCATTCCAAATATGTGCTGAAGATTTTCTATGGTTACTTGAGCGATTCGATAATATAtga
- the LOC113318033 gene encoding GDP-mannose 3,5-epimerase 1-like yields the protein MGEINGQYTYEELERELYCPAEKLRVSITGAGGFIASHIARRLKSEGHYIIASDWKKNEHMTEDMFCNEFHLVDLRVMENCLKVTSGVDHVFNLAADMGGMGFIQSNHSVIMYNNTMISFNMLEAARISGVKRFFYASSACIYPEFKQLETNVSLKEADAWPAEPQDAYGLEKLATEELCKHYTKDFGIECRIGRFHNIYGPFGTWKGGREKAPAAFCRKAQTSTERFEMWGDGLQTRSFTFIDECVEGVLRLTKSDFKEPVNIGSDEMVSMNEMAEIVLGFENKNLPIHHIPGPEGVRGRNSDNTLIKEKLGWAPTMKLKDGLRFTYFWIKEQIEKEKSQGTDMSAYGSSKIVGTQAPVQLGSLRAADGKEGL from the exons ATGGGTGAAATCAATGGTCAGTACACTTACGAAGAATTGGAAAGGGAACTTTACTGTCCAGCAGAGAAGCTCCGAGTTTCTATCACTGGAGCTGGTGGTTTCATTGCTTCCCACATTGCCCGTAGATTGAAGAGTGAGGGTCACTACATTATTGCCTCTGACTGGAAGAAGAATGAACATATGACTGAAGATATGTTTTGCAATGAATTCCACCTTGTGGATCTTAGGGTTATGGAGAACTGTTTGAAGGTTACTAGCGGTGTTGATCATGTTTTTAACCTTGCTGCTGATATGGGAGGAAtgggtttcatccaatctaaccATTCAGTCATTATGTACAACAACACTATGATTAGTTTTAACATGCTCGAGGCTGCTAGGATTAGTGGTGTCAAGAG GTTCTTCTATGCTTCAAGTGCTTGCATCTACCCTGAATTTAAGCAGTTGGAGACTAATGTTAGCTTGAAGGAGGCTGATGCTTGGCCTGCTGAG CCACAAGATGCTTATGGACTGGAGAAGCTTGCAACAGAGGAGTTGTGCAAGCATTACACCAAGGACTTCGGAATCGAGTGCCGTATCGGAAGATTCCACAACATTTATGGTCCCTTCGGTACATGGAAAG GTGGAAGGGAGAAGGCTCCTGCTGCTTTCTGTAGAAAGGCACAGACATCCACTGAAAGATTTGAGATGTGGGGAGATGGTCTACAGACCCGTTCCTTCACTTTCATTGATGAATGTGTTGAGGGTgtcttgag GTTGACAAAATCGGACTTCAAGGAACCAGTGAACATCGGAAGTGATGAGATGGTTAGCATGAACGAAATGGCTGAGATTGTTCTTGGCTTTGAGAACAAAAATCTTCCCATCCATCACATTCCTGGACCTGAAGGTGTGAGGGGTCGTAACTCGGATAACACGCTGATCAAAGAGAAGTTGGGATGGGCACCAACCATGAAACTGAAG GATGGGCTGAGGTTTACATACTTCTGGATCAAGGAACAGATTGAGAAAGAAAAATCCCAAGGAACCGATATGTCCGCTTATGGATCATCAAAAATTGTGGGGACACAAGCACCTGTTCAACTTGGTTCGCTTCGTGCAGCCGACGGGAAAGAAGGCCTTTGA